A genome region from Sceloporus undulatus isolate JIND9_A2432 ecotype Alabama chromosome 1, SceUnd_v1.1, whole genome shotgun sequence includes the following:
- the ATRAID gene encoding all-trans retinoic acid-induced differentiation factor isoform X2: MILRFSLFWDKRLPFQRTPLGGGKGARPAVARLPWRPRDAEGRAVLRHVTGHVSTKMAAPSWPFSSGAPSLLLAFLAAFLAGASPGALGSGGPERERASAWLCEGECCAGPARKGSAVAAFCSGRGPGAALRGRCCLEGQAAMIVGLDLGNCSLQRLCSSFQEASTAIVIDLSDNPLEPLPTEAFRGFSHLETLVLPLKLDCPGGKEGWNNTSVRGNSRVCQGQRNPCDGSAGLGHLPLPALLWDFGSCHCHPLRPALDHPAEEGQGILVQTDPSVSGTGQGAVGQPLVCHV, translated from the exons atgattctaagattctctCTCTTCTGGGATAAAAGGCTGCCTTTCCAGCGGACGCCACTAGGTGGCGGCAAGGGAGCGAGGCCGGCTGTAGCTCGGCTGCCATGGCGACCGCGTGACGCAGAGGGGCGTGCGGTGCTGCGCCACGTGACGGGTCACGTGAGTACcaaaatggctgcgcccagcTGGCCCTTCTCCTCCGGAGCCCCTTCGTTGCTCCTCGCCTTCCTGGCCGCCTTCCTCGCTGGGGCCTCGCCAGGGGCCCTGGGCAGCGGAGGGCCGGAGAGGGAGAGGGCCTCCGCATGGCTCTGCGAGGGCGAGTGCTGCGCGGGTCCGGCGAGGAAGGGCTCTGCGGTAGCCGCCTTCTGCTCAGGACGGGGGCCGGGAGCGGCGCTGAGGGGACGCTGCTGCCTCGAAGGACAGGCGGCGATGATAGTGGG GCTGGACCTGGGGAACTGCTCCCTGCAGAGGCTCTGCTCCAGCTTCCAGGAGGCCAGCACCGCCATCGTCAT TGATCTGAGCGATAATCCATTGGAACCTCTCCCCACGGAGGCCTTCCGGGGATTTTCTCACCTGGAGACCCT GGTTCTGCCTCTAAAGCTGGACTGCCCCGGGGGCAAGGAAGGATGGAACAACACCTCCGTCCGGGGGAACAGCCGGGTCTGCCAAGGCCAGAGGAACCCCTGCGACGGCTCAGCTGGACTAG GGCACCTTCCCTTACCTGCCCTTCTTTGGGACTTTGGGAGCTGTCACTGCCACCCTCTCCGTCCTGCTCTGGACCACCCAGCGGAGGAAGGCCAAGGCATCCTAGTGCAGACGGACCCATCGGTGTCTGGCACAGGACAAGGGGCAGTGGGGCAGCCTTTAGTGTGCCATGTCTGA
- the ATRAID gene encoding all-trans retinoic acid-induced differentiation factor isoform X3, with translation MILRFSLFWDKRLPFQRTPLGGGKGARPAVARLPWRPRDAEGRAVLRHVTGHVSTKMAAPSWPFSSGAPSLLLAFLAAFLAGASPGALGSGGPERERASAWLCEGECCAGPARKGSAVAAFCSGRGPGAALRGRCCLEGQAAMIVGLDLGNCSLQRLCSSFQEASTAIVIDLSDNPLEPLPTEAFRGFSHLETLLAVPRGLPLCPRWAWLAPVPMCEPIPWLQVLAPGHLPLPALLWDFGSCHCHPLRPALDHPAEEGQGILVQTDPSVSGTGQGAVGQPLVCHV, from the exons atgattctaagattctctCTCTTCTGGGATAAAAGGCTGCCTTTCCAGCGGACGCCACTAGGTGGCGGCAAGGGAGCGAGGCCGGCTGTAGCTCGGCTGCCATGGCGACCGCGTGACGCAGAGGGGCGTGCGGTGCTGCGCCACGTGACGGGTCACGTGAGTACcaaaatggctgcgcccagcTGGCCCTTCTCCTCCGGAGCCCCTTCGTTGCTCCTCGCCTTCCTGGCCGCCTTCCTCGCTGGGGCCTCGCCAGGGGCCCTGGGCAGCGGAGGGCCGGAGAGGGAGAGGGCCTCCGCATGGCTCTGCGAGGGCGAGTGCTGCGCGGGTCCGGCGAGGAAGGGCTCTGCGGTAGCCGCCTTCTGCTCAGGACGGGGGCCGGGAGCGGCGCTGAGGGGACGCTGCTGCCTCGAAGGACAGGCGGCGATGATAGTGGG GCTGGACCTGGGGAACTGCTCCCTGCAGAGGCTCTGCTCCAGCTTCCAGGAGGCCAGCACCGCCATCGTCAT TGATCTGAGCGATAATCCATTGGAACCTCTCCCCACGGAGGCCTTCCGGGGATTTTCTCACCTGGAGACCCT GCTGGCTGTGCCCAGAGGGCTCCCTCTGTGCCCCCGATGGGCCTGGCTTGCCCCAGTGCCTATGTGTGAGCCCATTCCATGGCTACAAGTGCTTGCGCCAG GGCACCTTCCCTTACCTGCCCTTCTTTGGGACTTTGGGAGCTGTCACTGCCACCCTCTCCGTCCTGCTCTGGACCACCCAGCGGAGGAAGGCCAAGGCATCCTAGTGCAGACGGACCCATCGGTGTCTGGCACAGGACAAGGGGCAGTGGGGCAGCCTTTAGTGTGCCATGTCTGA
- the ATRAID gene encoding all-trans retinoic acid-induced differentiation factor isoform X1, whose protein sequence is MILRFSLFWDKRLPFQRTPLGGGKGARPAVARLPWRPRDAEGRAVLRHVTGHVSTKMAAPSWPFSSGAPSLLLAFLAAFLAGASPGALGSGGPERERASAWLCEGECCAGPARKGSAVAAFCSGRGPGAALRGRCCLEGQAAMIVGLDLGNCSLQRLCSSFQEASTAIVIDLSDNPLEPLPTEAFRGFSHLETLVLPLKLDCPGGKEGWNNTSVRGNSRVCQGQRNPCDGSAGLGWLCPEGSLCAPDGPGLPQCLCVSPFHGYKCLRQGTFPYLPFFGTLGAVTATLSVLLWTTQRRKAKAS, encoded by the exons atgattctaagattctctCTCTTCTGGGATAAAAGGCTGCCTTTCCAGCGGACGCCACTAGGTGGCGGCAAGGGAGCGAGGCCGGCTGTAGCTCGGCTGCCATGGCGACCGCGTGACGCAGAGGGGCGTGCGGTGCTGCGCCACGTGACGGGTCACGTGAGTACcaaaatggctgcgcccagcTGGCCCTTCTCCTCCGGAGCCCCTTCGTTGCTCCTCGCCTTCCTGGCCGCCTTCCTCGCTGGGGCCTCGCCAGGGGCCCTGGGCAGCGGAGGGCCGGAGAGGGAGAGGGCCTCCGCATGGCTCTGCGAGGGCGAGTGCTGCGCGGGTCCGGCGAGGAAGGGCTCTGCGGTAGCCGCCTTCTGCTCAGGACGGGGGCCGGGAGCGGCGCTGAGGGGACGCTGCTGCCTCGAAGGACAGGCGGCGATGATAGTGGG GCTGGACCTGGGGAACTGCTCCCTGCAGAGGCTCTGCTCCAGCTTCCAGGAGGCCAGCACCGCCATCGTCAT TGATCTGAGCGATAATCCATTGGAACCTCTCCCCACGGAGGCCTTCCGGGGATTTTCTCACCTGGAGACCCT GGTTCTGCCTCTAAAGCTGGACTGCCCCGGGGGCAAGGAAGGATGGAACAACACCTCCGTCCGGGGGAACAGCCGGGTCTGCCAAGGCCAGAGGAACCCCTGCGACGGCTCAGCTGGACTAG GCTGGCTGTGCCCAGAGGGCTCCCTCTGTGCCCCCGATGGGCCTGGCTTGCCCCAGTGCCTATGTGTGAGCCCATTCCATGGCTACAAGTGCTTGCGCCAG GGCACCTTCCCTTACCTGCCCTTCTTTGGGACTTTGGGAGCTGTCACTGCCACCCTCTCCGTCCTGCTCTGGACCACCCAGCGGAGGAAGGCCAAGGCATCCTAG
- the SLC5A6 gene encoding sodium-dependent multivitamin transporter — protein sequence MPSTGKFGVVDYAIFVLLLVFSAGIGLFHALSGGKQRTVQEFLLANRSMGFLPVALSLLATFQSAVAILGVPAEIYRFGTEYWFLGCSYFLGLLIPAHVFIPVFYRLRLTSTYEYLELRFNKAVRVCGTATFIFQMVVYMGVVLYAPALALNAVTNFDLWVSVLTIGLVCTLYTTLGGLRAVIWTDVFQTFVMFAGQVAVIVVGTIKVGGMGRVWRLASEQGKVSGIDLNPDPYERHTFWTLAFGGVFMMLSLYGVNQAQVQRYLSSRSEQQAVLSCYAVFPCQQMVLCLSCLTGLVMFAYYQEHHLSEAQRKASPDQMVLYFVMDVLEEVPGLPGLFVACLFSGSLSTISSAFNSLATVTMEDLIRPYVGSIPEGRATLYSKLLALGYGLLCLGMAYISSMMGPVLQAAISIFGMVGGPLLGLFCLGMFFPCANSAGAVTGLAAGLAMAFWVGIGGIVANMQTPHPKPSASPLDGNLTTAVMTTLLTSTTAPERLTGLRKFYNLSYLWYSAHNSTTVILVGLLVSLLTGPMRGEDVNPHTIFPVLPRLLCCLPAKYHKKLRCDVRDPAEDGSCPSPPSLAAEKTSNGMLNGLPEGLPPGVDPVEEEPEEGFVREDGAHAYVLRETSL from the exons ATGCCATCTACAGGGAAGTTTGGGGTGGTGGACTATGCCATTTTTGTGCTGCTGCTGGTCTTCTCAGCAGGCATTGGGCTTTTCCATGCACTCAGCGGGGGGAAGCAGCGCACAGTCCAGGAGTTCCTGCTGGCCAACCGCAGCATGGGCTTCCTGCCTGTGGCCCTGTCCTTGCTGGCCACCTTCCAGTCGGCCGTGGCCATCCTGGGCGTTCCTGCAGAGATCTACCGCTTTGGGACCGAGTACTGGTTCCTGGGCTGCTCCTACTTCCTGGGGCTCCTCATCCCAGCCCACGTCTTCATCCCTGTTTTCTACCGCTTGCGCCTGACCAGCACCTATGAG TACCTGGAGCTGCGATTCAACAAAGCTGTGAGGGTCTGTGGAACAGCCACCTTCATCTTCCAGATG GTGGTGTACATGGGGGTGGTCCTCTATGCCCCTGCGCTGGCGCTCAATGCAG TGACAAACTTTGACCTCTGGGTATCTGTCCTGACCATCGGCCTGGTCTGCACCCTCTACACCACCCTG GGCGGCCTCAGGGCTGTGATCTGGACGGACGTGTTCCAGACCTTCGTCATGTTCGCGGGGCAGGTGGCTGTGATTGTAGTGGGCACCATCAAGGTGGGCGGCATGGGCCGCGTCTGGCGTTTGGCATCTGAGCAGGGCAAAGTGTCGGGGATTGA CCTGAATCCAGACCCTTACGAGCGGCACACCTTCTGGACGCTGGCCTTTGGGGGCGTCTTCATGATGCTTTCGCTCTACGGGGTGAACCAAGCGCAGGTCCAGCGGTACCTGAGTTCCCGCTCGGAGCAGCAGGCTGTGCT CTCCTGCTACGCCGTCTTCCCCTGCCAGCAGATGGTCCTCTGCCTCAGCTGCCTGACTGGCCTGGTCATGTTCGCCTACTACCAGGAGCACCATCTCTCGGAGGCGCAGCGCAAGGCCTCCCCGGACCAG ATGGTCCTCTACTTTGTGATGGATGTCCTGGAGGAGGTGCCTGGTCTTCCAGGTCTCTTTGTGGCCTGCCTCTTCAGCGGCTCCTTGAG CACCATCTCCTCTGCCTTCAACTCCTTGGCAACAGTGACCATGGAGGACCTAATCCGCCCCTACGTGGGCAGTATCCCGGAGGGACGTGCCACCCTCTACTCCAAACTACTAG CTCTGGGCTATGGCCTCCTCTGCCTGGGCATGGCCTACATCTCCTCCATGATGGGCCCCGTGCTGCAG GCTGCCATCAGCATTTTTGGGATGGTCGGGGGTCCGCTCCTGGGGCTCTTCTGCCTTGGCATGTTCTTTCCTTGTGCCAACTCTGCG gGTGCTGTGACTGGCTTGGCTGCTGGGCTGGCCATGGCGTTTTGGGTGGGCATTGGGGGCATTGTTGCCAACATGCAGACCCCACACCCCAAGCCCAGCGCCTCCCCGCTTGATGGGAACCTGACGACGGCTGTCATGACAACACTGCTGACATCAACAACAGCCCCAGAGAG GCTCACGGGGCTGCGGAAGTTCTACAACCTCTCGTACTTATGGTACAGCGCCCACAACTCCACCACCGTCATCCTCGTGGGGCTCCTGGTCAGTCTGCTCACTG GCCCCATGCGGGGGGAGGATGTGAATCCCCACACCATCTTCCCAGTCCTGCCCCGCCTGCTGTGCTGCCTGCCTGCAAAGTACCACAAGAAGCTGCGCTGCGACGTCCGAGACCCTGCGGAG GATGGGAGCTGCCCATCGCCCCCCTCCCTGGCCGCGGAGAAGACCAGCAACGGGATGCTGAACGGACTGCCGGAGGGGCTGCCCCCCGGGGTTGACCCCGTGGaagaggagccagaggaaggcTTTGTCCGGGAAGACGGGGCCCATGCCTACGTCCTGCGGGAGACATCCCTCTGa